The following are from one region of the Hymenobacter radiodurans genome:
- a CDS encoding DUF4159 domain-containing protein: MLKNALLVFLLLFATAAAPVAPSFRIAKLHYGGGGDWYANKTSLPNLIQFCNQTLKTNIALEEATVELDNPELFTYPFVHMTGHGNVVFTDAEAKNLRRYLTGGGFLHIDDNYGLDKFIRPEMKKVFPELEFVELPFSHPIYHQKFDFPKGLPKVHEHEGKRPQGFGLLYKGRLVCFYTFECDLGNGWEDVGTYEDPPATHEAALRMGANLVAYALTQD, from the coding sequence ATGCTCAAAAACGCCCTTTTAGTTTTCCTCCTGCTCTTTGCTACGGCGGCGGCCCCCGTGGCTCCCAGCTTCCGCATTGCCAAGTTGCACTACGGCGGCGGTGGCGACTGGTACGCCAACAAAACGAGCCTACCCAACCTGATTCAGTTCTGTAATCAGACGCTAAAAACCAACATCGCGCTCGAAGAAGCGACGGTGGAGCTTGACAACCCCGAACTGTTTACGTATCCATTCGTCCACATGACGGGTCACGGCAACGTCGTTTTTACCGACGCTGAGGCTAAAAATCTGCGGCGCTACCTCACCGGCGGCGGCTTTCTACACATTGATGACAATTACGGCCTCGACAAGTTTATTCGGCCCGAAATGAAGAAGGTATTCCCCGAGCTGGAGTTTGTAGAATTACCCTTCTCCCACCCTATCTACCACCAAAAGTTCGACTTCCCCAAAGGCCTACCGAAAGTGCACGAGCACGAAGGCAAACGTCCTCAGGGTTTTGGCTTGCTCTACAAAGGACGGCTGGTGTGCTTCTACACGTTTGAGTGCGACTTGGGCAACGGCTGGGAAGACGTAGGCACCTACGAAGACCCACCCGCCACCCATGAGGCTGCGCTACGTATGGGCGCTAACCTAGTAGCGTACGCGCTAACGCAGGACTAA
- a CDS encoding 16S rRNA (uracil(1498)-N(3))-methyltransferase has protein sequence MPHTFYAPNLAAATYLLPEDESKHAIRVLRLSLGDAVDLVDGVGGIFQAEVADANPKRCLLRVTSEQRVPRRAYAVHLAVAPTKNLDRMEWLVEKATEIGLDRLTFLRCARSERRELKLDRLEKIAVSALKQSGQAWLPQLDELTDYSAFISALEPATSFIAHLAEGERIALSQVAARGANCCILIGPEGDFTPTEIQAALARGLQPVTLGESRLRTETAALVAVMIANFCR, from the coding sequence ATGCCTCACACTTTTTACGCCCCCAATCTAGCTGCGGCCACGTACCTCCTGCCCGAAGATGAAAGCAAACATGCCATTCGCGTATTGCGCCTCTCCCTTGGCGACGCCGTGGATTTGGTGGATGGTGTGGGGGGCATTTTCCAGGCAGAAGTAGCAGATGCAAACCCCAAACGCTGCCTTCTGCGCGTAACCAGTGAGCAGCGTGTGCCGCGTCGCGCTTACGCAGTGCACCTAGCGGTAGCGCCTACCAAGAACCTGGACCGCATGGAGTGGCTAGTGGAAAAAGCCACCGAAATTGGGCTCGACCGCCTCACTTTCCTGCGTTGCGCCCGCTCCGAGCGCCGTGAGCTGAAATTAGACCGGCTGGAGAAAATTGCAGTAAGCGCCCTAAAACAGTCAGGCCAAGCGTGGCTGCCGCAGCTAGATGAACTCACCGATTATTCCGCTTTTATTTCTGCACTGGAACCAGCCACCAGCTTTATTGCGCATCTGGCTGAAGGTGAGCGCATAGCTTTATCGCAGGTAGCAGCGCGGGGGGCAAATTGCTGCATCCTGATTGGCCCGGAAGGCGACTTCACACCGACCGAAATTCAGGCTGCCTTAGCACGGGGCTTGCAGCCTGTCACGCTTGGCGAATCGCGACTGCGCACGGAAACCGCCGCGCTGGTAGCTGTCATGATTGCGAATTTCTGCCGGTAA
- a CDS encoding S1/P1 nuclease, whose translation MRKRLLPLLLLLLTPFSLWAWGADGHRAVGKIAEQHLSRRAKREIQKLLNTETLTMVSTWPDEVRYYPEFKETAPWHYVNTPSGLNQDQYIQQLKAQTVPNAYNAMLAQLAILKDKSKPQADRVAALKYVVHLVGDVHQPLHAGHAEDKGGNDIKLKYRGKDTNLHSLWDSGLLDYQGLTYTEMATAYDAKLRGRVIRKMQAAGPEQWLWESYQASNQIYQDTPNNADVDYRYYPAHADLMKERITQAGVRLAGMLNKAFN comes from the coding sequence ATGCGTAAGCGCCTTCTACCGCTACTCCTGCTTCTCCTCACCCCTTTCAGCCTGTGGGCATGGGGCGCGGATGGGCACCGGGCCGTGGGCAAAATTGCCGAACAGCACCTCTCCCGTCGCGCCAAGCGTGAAATTCAAAAACTGCTAAATACGGAAACGCTGACGATGGTCAGTACCTGGCCTGATGAAGTGCGCTACTACCCTGAGTTCAAGGAAACGGCTCCCTGGCATTATGTAAATACGCCCAGCGGCCTCAACCAGGACCAATACATCCAGCAGCTCAAGGCCCAAACCGTTCCAAACGCTTACAACGCCATGCTGGCGCAGTTGGCTATTCTAAAGGATAAAAGCAAGCCGCAAGCTGATCGGGTGGCGGCCTTGAAGTATGTGGTACACTTGGTGGGTGATGTGCACCAGCCACTACATGCGGGCCACGCGGAGGATAAAGGCGGCAACGATATTAAGTTGAAATATCGCGGCAAGGACACCAACTTGCATAGCCTTTGGGATAGCGGTCTGCTTGATTACCAAGGCCTCACCTACACCGAAATGGCTACTGCTTACGATGCCAAGCTGCGGGGCCGGGTAATTCGGAAGATGCAGGCTGCGGGACCAGAGCAGTGGCTCTGGGAATCCTATCAGGCGAGCAACCAGATCTATCAGGACACACCCAATAACGCCGACGTCGATTATCGTTACTACCCCGCTCACGCCGACCTGATGAAGGAGCGTATCACCCAAGCAGGTGTGCGCCTGGCGGGAATGCTGAATAAGGCGTTTAACTAA
- a CDS encoding peptide MFS transporter, giving the protein MQSASVVPEQPPVAAQQGHPKALYLLFFTELWERFSYYGMRGLLTLYLTKTILAGGLEVPAATATLIYGYFTGFVYFTPIIGGWIADRFIGQRRAILIGGTLMALGQFSLFSTTPGSPAVAFGLPLTTCLGLLLLIIGNGFFKPNISTLVGQLYEQGDPRRDSAFTIFYMGINIGAFLAPLVCGYFAEDLFATKTVVDGVEQVSNYGFRYGFLAAGLGMVLGQIIFNLFAPRLLGPIGLAPVKVVKDKNAPKETLSKEETDRMAVIFIITLFVVFFWAGFEQAGSSLTLYTDSYIDREVFGYLIPTSWFQSVNPLFIVALAPIVASVWLSLGRKGKDLSIPVKMGLGMVLLGMGFLFMVGAVMERGGDVSDTTVKASILWLLATYFFHTIGELCLSPIGLSMVTRLAPISYTSALMGVWFLAPFVAQIAGGYIAAYVEELGALKVFGLIAGFVILAGLILIAIAKKLFHMMHGRGN; this is encoded by the coding sequence ATGCAATCAGCCTCCGTCGTGCCCGAACAGCCACCGGTTGCCGCACAGCAAGGACATCCAAAGGCACTGTATCTGCTCTTCTTTACTGAACTCTGGGAACGGTTTAGTTACTATGGTATGCGGGGCTTGCTGACACTGTACCTGACCAAGACTATCCTGGCTGGTGGTTTGGAAGTGCCCGCCGCAACCGCCACTCTTATATACGGGTATTTCACTGGTTTCGTGTACTTTACTCCTATCATTGGGGGCTGGATTGCCGACCGTTTCATCGGGCAGCGCCGTGCAATTCTTATTGGCGGTACTTTGATGGCCCTGGGTCAGTTCTCGTTATTCTCTACTACTCCTGGTAGTCCGGCCGTGGCATTTGGCCTGCCGCTGACTACTTGCCTAGGCTTGCTGCTGCTTATCATTGGCAATGGCTTTTTTAAGCCTAATATCTCTACGCTGGTAGGCCAGCTCTACGAGCAAGGCGACCCGCGCCGTGACTCGGCGTTCACTATTTTCTACATGGGTATCAACATCGGCGCCTTCCTCGCGCCGCTGGTGTGCGGCTATTTTGCGGAAGACTTATTCGCTACCAAGACCGTCGTTGATGGCGTGGAGCAGGTGAGCAACTACGGTTTCCGCTATGGCTTCCTGGCTGCTGGCTTAGGAATGGTGCTGGGTCAGATCATCTTCAACTTATTTGCCCCCCGCTTGCTCGGCCCCATTGGCTTGGCTCCGGTGAAAGTGGTAAAGGACAAAAACGCGCCGAAAGAGACGCTGTCGAAAGAGGAAACCGACCGTATGGCGGTAATTTTCATTATTACGCTGTTCGTGGTGTTCTTCTGGGCTGGTTTCGAGCAGGCCGGTAGCTCCCTAACCTTGTACACCGATAGCTACATCGACCGTGAAGTATTTGGCTACCTGATTCCTACTTCCTGGTTCCAATCGGTGAACCCGTTGTTTATCGTCGCGCTGGCACCTATTGTCGCTAGCGTATGGCTAAGCCTGGGCCGTAAGGGCAAAGACTTGAGCATTCCCGTAAAAATGGGCTTAGGAATGGTGCTGCTAGGTATGGGCTTCCTGTTTATGGTAGGCGCCGTAATGGAGCGCGGCGGCGACGTGAGCGATACCACGGTGAAAGCCAGTATCCTATGGTTGCTCGCTACTTACTTCTTTCACACCATCGGCGAGCTGTGCTTATCGCCAATCGGCCTATCCATGGTAACGCGCCTGGCCCCGATCAGCTATACCTCAGCACTAATGGGCGTGTGGTTCCTAGCTCCCTTCGTGGCTCAGATTGCCGGTGGCTACATTGCTGCTTACGTGGAAGAGCTGGGTGCTTTGAAAGTATTCGGCCTCATTGCCGGCTTCGTAATTTTGGCTGGTCTGATTCTGATTGCCATTGCTAAGAAGCTGTTCCACATGATGCACGGCCGCGGAAACTAG
- a CDS encoding SH3 domain-containing protein, protein MSKLLRLAPVRRQAGEWRINWWQLVGWTLLVNTVFGSLVYYYTRPVPSRLLSHPAAVITPDVPLLSHPTADLTATTTGVVTLGDTLEVHAVQANGWCRATLRETSWPSGRGATGYIQTSYLSLLDSINFTR, encoded by the coding sequence ATGAGTAAACTCCTTCGATTAGCTCCCGTGCGCCGGCAAGCGGGAGAATGGCGCATTAACTGGTGGCAATTGGTCGGGTGGACCCTGCTGGTCAATACCGTTTTCGGATCTCTCGTCTATTATTACACCCGGCCCGTCCCCAGCCGCCTGCTCTCCCACCCCGCAGCTGTTATTACTCCGGATGTGCCTCTACTCTCTCACCCCACCGCCGACCTAACGGCTACAACCACTGGCGTTGTAACCTTGGGCGACACGCTGGAGGTTCATGCGGTGCAAGCCAATGGCTGGTGCCGAGCGACGTTGCGGGAAACCTCTTGGCCAAGCGGAAGGGGAGCCACCGGCTACATCCAGACGAGCTACCTCTCTCTGCTGGATTCTATTAACTTCACTCGCTAA
- the groL gene encoding chaperonin GroEL (60 kDa chaperone family; promotes refolding of misfolded polypeptides especially under stressful conditions; forms two stacked rings of heptamers to form a barrel-shaped 14mer; ends can be capped by GroES; misfolded proteins enter the barrel where they are refolded when GroES binds) encodes MAKNIQFDTDGRDKLKRGVDKLANAVKVTLGPKGRNVVIDKKFGAPTITKDGVTVAKEIELTDPVENMGAQLVKEVASKTADQAGDGTTTATVLAQAIYTAGSKNVAAGANPMDLKRGIDKAVHAVVANLKAQSKKIENSSEIAQVGTISANNDSEIGQMIADAMDKVGKEGVITVEEARGTETEVKTVEGMQFDRGYLSPYFVTNPEKMEVELENPYVLIYDKKVSTMKELLPVLEQVVQTGKPLVIISEDVDGEALATLVVNKLRGSLKIAAVKAPGFGDRRKAMLEDIAVLTGGTVISEERGYKLDSATIEYLGTAEKIIIDKDNTTIVNGKGEKATITARINEIKAQIQTTTSDYDKEKLQERLAKLSGGVAILYIGASTEVEMKEKKDRVDDALHATRAAVEEGVVPGGGVALVRAIESLAAVDTLNGDERTGVNIIRTALEAPLRCIVGNAGGEGSVVVQKVREGSGDYGYNAREDRYENLMAAGILDPTKVTRLALENAASIAGLLLTTECVISDEPEDEKAAAGGAGGMGGMGGMGGMM; translated from the coding sequence ATGGCTAAGAACATCCAATTTGATACCGACGGCCGCGACAAGCTAAAGCGCGGTGTAGATAAGCTGGCTAACGCCGTGAAAGTAACCCTCGGCCCAAAAGGCCGCAACGTGGTTATCGACAAGAAATTCGGCGCACCCACCATAACTAAGGATGGTGTAACTGTAGCTAAAGAAATTGAACTGACTGACCCTGTTGAAAACATGGGTGCTCAGTTGGTAAAAGAAGTTGCTTCCAAAACAGCTGACCAAGCTGGTGACGGTACTACAACTGCTACTGTATTGGCTCAGGCTATTTACACGGCTGGTTCGAAGAACGTAGCTGCTGGTGCTAACCCAATGGACCTGAAGCGTGGCATCGACAAGGCGGTACACGCTGTTGTTGCTAACCTGAAGGCGCAATCGAAGAAGATCGAGAACTCTTCGGAGATTGCCCAGGTAGGTACTATTTCGGCCAACAACGACTCGGAAATCGGTCAGATGATTGCCGATGCCATGGATAAAGTGGGCAAAGAAGGCGTTATCACGGTAGAAGAAGCGCGTGGCACGGAAACCGAAGTAAAGACGGTAGAAGGCATGCAGTTCGACCGCGGCTACCTCTCCCCTTACTTCGTGACCAACCCGGAGAAGATGGAAGTGGAGTTGGAAAACCCTTACGTGCTGATCTACGACAAGAAAGTAAGCACCATGAAAGAGCTTCTGCCCGTATTGGAGCAGGTAGTTCAGACTGGTAAGCCGTTGGTTATCATCTCAGAGGATGTTGACGGTGAGGCTTTGGCTACGTTGGTAGTTAACAAGCTGCGTGGTTCGTTGAAGATTGCAGCCGTAAAGGCTCCTGGCTTCGGCGACCGTCGTAAGGCAATGTTGGAAGACATCGCTGTGTTGACTGGTGGTACCGTGATTTCGGAAGAGCGTGGCTACAAGCTTGACAGCGCTACGATTGAGTACCTCGGTACGGCTGAGAAGATTATCATTGACAAGGACAACACAACCATCGTCAATGGTAAAGGTGAGAAGGCCACTATCACGGCCCGCATCAACGAAATCAAAGCTCAGATTCAGACGACCACGTCGGATTACGACAAGGAGAAGCTGCAGGAGCGTTTGGCTAAGCTGTCGGGTGGTGTCGCTATCCTTTACATCGGTGCTTCTACGGAAGTAGAGATGAAAGAGAAGAAAGACCGCGTTGACGATGCTTTGCACGCAACTCGCGCTGCCGTTGAAGAAGGCGTAGTACCTGGTGGTGGTGTTGCTTTGGTGCGCGCTATCGAATCGCTGGCTGCTGTTGATACGCTGAACGGCGACGAGCGTACGGGTGTAAACATCATCCGCACGGCGCTGGAAGCTCCGCTGCGCTGCATCGTAGGCAACGCCGGTGGCGAAGGCTCGGTGGTCGTACAGAAGGTGCGTGAAGGCTCCGGCGACTACGGCTACAATGCCCGCGAAGACCGCTATGAGAACCTGATGGCCGCTGGTATCCTCGACCCAACGAAAGTAACTCGCTTAGCTCTGGAGAACGCCGCATCTATCGCCGGCTTGCTCCTGACCACTGAGTGCGTTATCTCGGATGAGCCAGAAGATGAGAAAGCTGCTGCTGGCGGTGCCGGTGGTATGGGCGGCATGGGTGGCATGGGCGGCATGATGTAA
- a CDS encoding co-chaperone GroES — translation MSLSMKPLADQILILPAAAEEKTKSGIIIPDTAKEKPQRGEVVAIGDGKVAELTGTVITPRVKVGDQVLYRKYAGSELTFEGVDYMIMQEKDLLAVL, via the coding sequence ATGTCACTTAGCATGAAACCGCTGGCCGACCAGATCCTTATTCTGCCAGCCGCCGCCGAGGAAAAAACTAAGTCGGGTATCATCATCCCCGATACGGCCAAGGAAAAGCCCCAGCGCGGCGAAGTGGTGGCCATAGGCGATGGCAAAGTAGCTGAACTTACTGGCACAGTGATTACACCTCGCGTGAAAGTTGGTGACCAAGTGCTTTATCGTAAGTATGCTGGATCTGAGCTCACCTTTGAAGGCGTTGATTATATGATCATGCAGGAGAAAGATCTTCTCGCCGTTCTGTAG
- the secG gene encoding preprotein translocase subunit SecG: MYIALIALIIFVCLLLALVVLAQNPKGGGLSNQFGSGGAANLMGVKRTGDLLERLTWGFALGLMVLTLGTHMIIGGGDNGPARSINQERALQTQLPATPAPTAPGASAPGATAPAASGTATPNERAASAPAQQSTTTPAPAPASTTGNQ, from the coding sequence ATGTATATTGCCCTCATTGCCCTGATTATTTTTGTTTGCTTGCTTCTAGCCCTCGTTGTATTGGCCCAAAACCCAAAGGGTGGCGGACTGTCGAACCAGTTCGGTTCTGGCGGAGCTGCCAATCTGATGGGCGTAAAGCGCACCGGAGACCTATTGGAGCGCTTGACTTGGGGCTTCGCCCTAGGGTTAATGGTTCTTACGCTTGGAACCCACATGATTATTGGTGGCGGTGATAATGGCCCGGCCCGCAGCATCAACCAAGAGCGCGCGCTTCAAACGCAACTCCCTGCTACTCCAGCTCCTACGGCTCCAGGCGCTAGTGCTCCAGGTGCTACGGCTCCTGCAGCCTCCGGCACGGCCACTCCTAATGAGCGGGCAGCGTCTGCCCCCGCTCAACAGTCTACTACAACTCCGGCTCCCGCCCCAGCTTCAACAACCGGCAACCAGTAA
- a CDS encoding LptE family protein, translating into MYSFTGTNIDPAVKTISIATFQNNASNGPSFLAQRFTEDFKDYFQRNTTLKLVPRDGDLQFEGAITAYDFAPAAIQREGNIDQAGQNRLTIQVQVKFVNTKDPLQDLEQTFQSSDSFSATEDITTINNDPRVRIITNNIITDVFNKSVANW; encoded by the coding sequence GTGTATTCCTTTACAGGAACTAACATCGATCCCGCAGTAAAAACCATCTCCATAGCAACGTTTCAGAACAACGCCAGCAACGGTCCGTCCTTTCTGGCTCAGCGCTTTACGGAGGATTTCAAGGACTATTTTCAGCGTAATACCACGCTGAAACTCGTGCCCCGCGATGGCGACCTACAATTTGAAGGTGCCATTACGGCTTACGATTTCGCCCCTGCTGCCATTCAGCGCGAAGGAAATATCGACCAGGCTGGCCAAAACCGGCTGACGATTCAGGTGCAGGTGAAATTCGTGAACACCAAAGACCCTTTGCAGGACTTGGAGCAAACCTTCCAAAGCAGCGACAGCTTCTCGGCCACGGAAGACATCACCACGATTAATAATGACCCGCGCGTCCGTATCATCACCAACAACATTATCACCGACGTTTTTAATAAGTCGGTAGCTAACTGGTAA
- a CDS encoding sigma-54 interaction domain-containing protein, whose product MLTPSEIQSIKQRFGIIGNAPALNYAIQVAAQVAPTDMTVLISGESGSGKESFSKIIHALSPRKHGQFIAINCGAIPEGTIDSELFGHEKGSFTGANEARKGYFEVTNGGTMFLDEIGEMPLGTQARLLRVLENGEFIRVGASKVQKTDVRVVAASNVNLLDAVREGRFREDLYYRLNTVPITVPPLRERGDDIYLLFRKFATDFAERYRVKPISLTPDAIADLQRFRFPGNIRQLKNIAEQMSVLEMERELDAARLRQYLPADQSSRLPMLLSAASPDGLGANNTYSERDLLYKVLFDMRRDMTDLKKLVLDLAAGQRPAEAQELLRQNSHLFNNLNVASSYEGGRLNRPAPTEAAGEYFISPRPVSDLNDSDEELTYDDEAQRVEDIPHETEEETLSLEAKEKEMIMKALKKHHNKRKYAAHDLGISERTLYRKLKQYDLEQL is encoded by the coding sequence ATTTTGACTCCCAGCGAAATACAATCCATCAAACAACGGTTTGGCATCATTGGCAATGCGCCGGCGCTGAACTATGCCATTCAGGTGGCTGCCCAAGTGGCGCCCACCGACATGACCGTGCTTATTTCGGGGGAAAGCGGCTCAGGTAAGGAATCCTTTTCCAAAATTATCCATGCCCTTTCACCCCGCAAGCATGGACAATTCATTGCTATTAACTGCGGTGCCATTCCTGAAGGCACCATCGATTCCGAGCTTTTTGGGCACGAGAAGGGTTCGTTTACAGGTGCCAATGAGGCACGCAAGGGATACTTTGAGGTAACCAATGGAGGCACCATGTTCCTCGATGAAATTGGGGAAATGCCACTGGGTACCCAAGCTCGCTTGCTACGCGTACTTGAAAATGGCGAATTCATTCGGGTAGGTGCCAGCAAGGTGCAGAAGACGGACGTGCGTGTGGTGGCGGCTAGCAACGTGAATTTACTGGACGCTGTACGTGAAGGCCGCTTCCGCGAAGACCTCTATTATCGTCTTAACACGGTACCTATCACAGTTCCACCACTACGTGAAAGAGGCGATGATATCTATCTACTATTCAGGAAGTTTGCAACTGACTTTGCTGAACGCTACCGCGTAAAGCCGATTAGCCTTACCCCTGATGCTATTGCTGATTTGCAGCGCTTCCGGTTTCCAGGTAACATCCGGCAGTTGAAGAATATTGCCGAGCAGATGTCGGTGTTGGAGATGGAGCGCGAGCTAGATGCGGCCCGCTTACGTCAGTATTTGCCGGCCGACCAGAGCAGCCGTTTGCCCATGCTGCTCAGCGCCGCTAGCCCCGATGGCCTAGGTGCAAATAACACGTACTCGGAGCGCGACCTGCTGTACAAAGTGCTGTTTGATATGCGGCGCGACATGACCGACTTAAAGAAGTTGGTTTTGGACTTGGCAGCTGGTCAGCGCCCTGCCGAGGCGCAGGAGCTTCTACGGCAAAACAGCCATCTTTTCAATAATCTAAATGTGGCATCTTCTTATGAAGGTGGCCGCCTGAATCGTCCTGCCCCTACTGAAGCTGCTGGCGAGTACTTTATTTCCCCGCGTCCCGTTAGTGATTTAAACGACAGCGACGAGGAACTAACCTACGACGATGAAGCCCAACGGGTGGAAGATATTCCGCACGAAACGGAAGAGGAAACATTGTCGCTGGAGGCAAAGGAGAAGGAAATGATTATGAAGGCGCTCAAGAAGCACCATAACAAGCGCAAATACGCTGCCCACGACCTGGGTATTTCGGAGCGCACCTTATACCGCAAACTCAAGCAATATGATCTCGAGCAGCTCTAA
- the miaB gene encoding tRNA (N6-isopentenyl adenosine(37)-C2)-methylthiotransferase MiaB — MSQPILTLDFLDTPAPTAPADHAHTPSGEVRVSAATSTGRQRKLYIESYGCQMNFSDSEIVSSILFQEGFDTTEQLEGADLVLLNTCSIREKAEQTVRMRLSQINGHKKRNPGLLVGVLGCMAERLKTKFLEEEKIVDLVVGPDAYRDLPRLIQEVDGGQKAVNVLLSREETYADITPVRLNSNGVSAFVSIMRGCDNMCSFCVVPFTRGRERSRDAHSIVQECRDLLAAGYKEVTMLGQNVDSYKWASEDGLEQVNFAQLLERVALLSPELRVRFSTSHPKDITDEVLYTMARYDNICNYIHLPAQSGNSRVLKLMNRTYDRAWYEDRVQAIRRILGEDCAISTDMISGFCSETEEEHQDTLSLMEQVQYDMAYMFFYSERPGTLAARKLEDDVPLEVKKRRLAEVIAVQQKHNLIRNQRAIGQVHKVLVEGFSKRSDEFLSGRNDQNKVVLFPKQTFQKGDYVNVLVHDCTASTLFGNAIQA, encoded by the coding sequence ATGTCGCAGCCCATTCTTACTCTCGACTTTCTAGATACTCCGGCTCCCACCGCCCCCGCTGATCACGCCCATACCCCCAGCGGTGAGGTTCGGGTAAGCGCCGCTACCAGCACTGGCCGGCAGCGCAAGCTTTATATTGAAAGCTATGGTTGTCAGATGAATTTTTCTGACTCCGAAATCGTGTCCTCTATCCTGTTTCAGGAAGGATTTGACACCACAGAACAACTAGAAGGCGCTGATTTGGTGTTGCTTAACACCTGCTCTATTCGGGAAAAAGCCGAGCAGACGGTGCGCATGCGCCTTTCCCAGATTAACGGACATAAGAAGCGCAACCCCGGCTTGCTGGTTGGCGTGCTCGGCTGCATGGCTGAGCGCCTGAAAACCAAGTTCTTAGAAGAGGAAAAGATTGTAGACCTCGTGGTAGGGCCTGATGCGTACCGTGACTTGCCCCGCCTGATTCAGGAAGTAGATGGGGGGCAAAAAGCAGTGAACGTGCTGCTTTCCCGTGAGGAAACGTACGCCGATATCACGCCGGTACGCTTGAACTCCAACGGAGTATCAGCCTTCGTGAGCATCATGCGCGGATGCGACAATATGTGCTCCTTCTGCGTCGTGCCCTTCACCCGCGGCCGCGAGCGTAGCCGCGATGCGCACAGCATCGTGCAGGAGTGTCGCGACTTACTTGCTGCTGGTTACAAAGAAGTTACCATGCTGGGCCAGAACGTGGACAGCTACAAATGGGCTTCGGAAGATGGCTTGGAGCAAGTAAACTTCGCCCAACTACTGGAGCGCGTGGCATTGCTAAGCCCCGAGTTACGGGTACGCTTTTCTACGTCTCACCCCAAAGACATTACCGACGAGGTACTGTACACCATGGCTCGGTACGATAACATCTGCAACTACATTCACTTGCCTGCCCAAAGCGGTAACTCCCGGGTACTCAAGCTGATGAACCGCACTTACGACCGCGCGTGGTACGAAGATCGGGTGCAGGCCATCCGCCGCATTCTGGGCGAAGACTGTGCCATCAGCACCGATATGATTTCGGGTTTCTGCTCAGAAACGGAGGAGGAGCATCAGGATACGCTTAGCCTGATGGAGCAAGTGCAATATGATATGGCCTATATGTTCTTCTACTCGGAGCGTCCCGGCACCCTGGCCGCTCGCAAGTTGGAAGATGATGTGCCGCTGGAGGTAAAAAAGCGACGCCTAGCCGAAGTCATTGCGGTTCAGCAAAAGCATAATCTCATCCGCAATCAACGCGCCATTGGGCAAGTACACAAGGTGTTAGTCGAAGGCTTTTCCAAGCGCTCTGATGAGTTTCTGAGTGGTCGCAACGACCAAAACAAAGTGGTTCTCTTCCCAAAACAAACCTTCCAGAAAGGCGATTATGTGAACGTGCTGGTGCACGACTGCACTGCTAGCACCTTATTCGGCAACGCCATCCAAGCATAG